Proteins encoded together in one Sceloporus undulatus isolate JIND9_A2432 ecotype Alabama chromosome 4, SceUnd_v1.1, whole genome shotgun sequence window:
- the LOC121929043 gene encoding dynein axonemal heavy chain 2-like — MARSLLEMEETFHKYLNQLRNVKGGILDVKNTSWHEDFNRFRAGVKDLEVMTQNLMSSAFETVKDVEQGVKILDIFQHLSSREAIKRTFDKKTVDLYMLFNRELALVNKELSKKVPFLPPYMCHYSGMAHWVRALRRRIDKPMQLLNATTRYIVSYSPLSPPAAAVFSLELTHHMFGIKQSSGKP; from the exons ATGGCCAGGAGCCTACTGGAGATGGAGGAAACCTTCCACAAGTACCTAAACCAACTCCGGAATGTGAAGGGGGGGATCCTAGACGTAAAAAACACCTCTTGGCACGAGGACTTCAACCG CTTCCGTGCTGGTGTCAAGGACCTGGAGGTGATGACCCAGAACTTGATGAGTTCCGCTTTTGAGACAGTGAAAGATGTCGAGCAAGGTGTGAAGATCCTGGACATCTTCCAGCATTTGTCATCACGAGAG gCCATCAAACGCACCTTTGACAAGAAAACAGTGGACCTCTACATGCTGTTCAACAGGGAACTCGCTCTGGTCAACAAGGAACTGAGCAAGAAGGTGCCATTCCTCCCACCATACATGTGTCATTACTCAGGCATGGCCCACTGGGTTCGTGCTCTGCGACGTCGCATTGACAAACCCATGCAG CTTCTGAATGCCACTACCAGATACATTGTCTCCtactctcccctctcccctccagCTGCTGCTGTTTTCAGCTTGGAGCTTACCCACCACATGTTTGGGATCAAGCAATCCAGTGGGAAACCTTGA